The Paracoccus albus region TCAAGCAGGGGTTCGATGCCGGCATACGGCTGGGTGAAAGCCTCGACCGCGACATGGTTGCCGTGCGCGTGACCCCCGACCTGCGAACGGCGGTCGTTGCCTCCCCGGAATATCTTTCGCGTTTCTCACCGCCCGAGACACCCCGCGATCTGCATCGGCACCGCTGTATCGGTTGGCGTCAGACCGGGAGCGGCGCGCTCTATCGCTGGGAGTTCGAGAAAGACGGGCGGGCGCTCAATGTCGCGGTGAACGGGCCGCTCGTCCTGGACGATCCGGATCTGATGCTGGGCGCAGCGCTCGAAGGCGTCGGGCTTGCCTATGCCACCGAGCAGTATATGGGCGGCCATCTCGCTTCTGGACGGCTGATCCGGGTACTGGAGGATTGGTGCCCGTCCTATCCGGGCTTCTTTCTCTATTATCCAAGCCGTCGGCAGTCGCCAGCAGCGTTGCGCGCATTGGTCGACGTGCTGCGCATACCCTCAGCGTGAACCCTCGCCGTCGCTTTCGCTCTCGTCCTTGCCATGCTGAGGAGTCTTCGGAAAGCTGGATTGTCGTTGCTCGGCGACCAGACGGCGGAGAAGGGGAGTATCTCCCCGACGATGGGGCGGTAGGTGATGCCGGGAAGCCAGGCCACCGTCATCGCCTCGCTCACCAGCGTCAGGCCCCGGCCGATCGCCACCAGCGGCAGCAGGTTGTCGCGGCCGACGGACTGCACCTGGATCTCCGGGTGCCGGCCGAGCGTCGCCAGCGCCCGCACCAGATGATCGTGGATCTCCTGACACAGCCGTTCTC contains the following coding sequences:
- a CDS encoding LysR family transcriptional regulator, whose translation is MKTGDLGELAAFVAIAEEGGFRRAAARLNLTASTLSHSLRSLEQKLGVRLVNRTTRTVSLTEAGHALLAQIGPAFASIETAVETMNDFRDHPAGTIRLSVPRTIVARVLTPKFRAFADLYSDVTLEIAAENGFVDIVKQGFDAGIRLGESLDRDMVAVRVTPDLRTAVVASPEYLSRFSPPETPRDLHRHRCIGWRQTGSGALYRWEFEKDGRALNVAVNGPLVLDDPDLMLGAALEGVGLAYATEQYMGGHLASGRLIRVLEDWCPSYPGFFLYYPSRRQSPAALRALVDVLRIPSA